From the genome of Nasonia vitripennis strain AsymCx chromosome 1, Nvit_psr_1.1, whole genome shotgun sequence, one region includes:
- the LOC100678554 gene encoding uncharacterized protein LOC100678554 — protein MGRKTLHAGWSGFSPIKNVNGLIDKAQCLKCKRIFAKRDYKFLTSHAKVCTGVSQNKDKENNSNNVSMEVADVNVAQDEQRELENAVGSVLDIDADVSMNSSQSSNDEENQTKKK, from the exons ATGGGTAGAAAAACATTACACGCTGGTTGGAGTGGATTTAGCCCAATTAAGAATGTAAATGGCTTAATTGATAAAGCCCAATGTCTGAAATGCAAACGCATTTTTGCTAAAAgagattataaatttttgacTAGTCATGC gaaaGTGTGCACAGGTGTTTCACAGAATAAGGATAAGGAAAACAATTCAAACAATGTTTCTATGGAAGTTGCTGATGTTAATGTTGCACAGGATGAGCAACGAGAATTGGAAAATGCAGTCGGTTCTGTACTT GATATTGATGCAGACGTTTCGATGAATTCTTCTCAGTCGTCCAATGATGAAGAGAATCAGACAAAAAAGAAATGA